From the Oryza glaberrima chromosome 5, OglaRS2, whole genome shotgun sequence genome, one window contains:
- the LOC127773851 gene encoding RNA-binding protein Y14A, which translates to MAAVTNADVEAVDFDPDDDDLMDEDAADPTPAPAPRLRSTIAGGGGGGDDGQRKTKGRGFRDDAAPRDSRLAGAGRASDFDSLGSDGGPGPVRSIEGWIVLVTGVHEEAQEDDLHNIFRDFGQVKNLHLNLDRRTGFVKGYALIEYETFEEAQAAIKALDGTELLTQIISVDWAFSNGPVKRRNIRKRSPRRSRSPPRRRY; encoded by the exons atggctgcgGTGACCAACGCCGATGTGGAGGCGGTCGACTTCGACCCCGATGACGACGACCTCATGGACGAGGACGCCGCCGACCCCACGCCGGCGCCCGCCCCGCGCCTCCGCTCCACcatcgcgggcggcggcggcggcggcgacgacgggcaaCGCAAGACCAAGGGCCGCGGGTTCCGCGACGACGCCGCGCCCCGCGACTCCCGCTTAGCCGGCGCCGGGCGCGCCTCCGACTTCGACTCCCTCGGCTCCGACGGTGGCCCTGGCCCCGTCCGAT CCATTGAAGGATGGATTGTGCTAGTCACTGGGGTTCATGAAGAAGCTCAGGAAGATGATCTTCACAATATTTTCCGGGACTTTGGGCAGGTCAAGAACTTGCATTTGAATTTGGATCGCCGAACTGGATTCGTGAAG GGATATGCTCTTATTGAGTATGAAACTTTCGAGGAAGCTCAGGCTGCAATAAAAGCATTGGATGGAACTGAGCTTCTAACACAAATCATAAGTGTTGATTGGGCATTTAGTAATGGCCCTGTCAAGCGCAGGAATATTCGGAAGAG ATCACCAAGACGCTCCAGATCCCCACCGAGGAGAAGATACTGA
- the LOC127773633 gene encoding transcription factor MYB61-like, translated as MGRHSCCYKQKLRKGLWSPEEDEKLMNHITKHGHGCWSSVPKLAGLQRCGKSCRLRWINYLRPDLKRGAFSQEEEDLIIELHAVLGNRWSQIAAQLPGRTDNEIKNLWNSCIKKKLRQKGIDPNTHKPLTEADRRGAAPTVSTERTSGSSDVNPSSAGALGNLSHLLSETAQSSMLLPVYDKNHPETASLPRPKVPPKELFLDQLTAGHESPSSCRSSGPTLYFPFQQPLGYSNECGTGDGASMNSLWFNQNDFNCSTISTVMPPVSPSALSTSMGLNLPPENPRHRGTGIGNTPFYWDGSNPSSSGSTGSSGSNSMGFEPQSTTSILENSVFPWTDIGQEKDTRVHLVEELKWPDLLHGTFAEATTAMQNQSQSLYDDVIKAESQFNMEGICASWFQNQQPQQQLQAASDMYDKDLQRLPLSFEHI; from the exons ATGGGGAGGCATTCTTGCTGCTACAAGCAGAAATTGAGGAAGGGGCTCTGGTCCCCTGAGGAGGATGAGAAGCTCATGAATCACATAACCAAGCATGGCCATGGCTGCTGGAGTTCTGTTCCTAAACTTGCAG GGCTCCAAAGGTGCGGCAAGAGCTGCAGGCTGAGGTGGATAAACTATCTGAGGCCTGACCTCAAGAGAGGTGCATTCTCtcaggaggaagaagacctcATCATTGAGCTCCATGCTGTCCTTGGGAACAG GTGGTCTCAGATTGCAGCTCAGCTGCCTGGGAGGACTGACAACGAGATCAAGAATCTCTGGAATTCTTGCATCAAGAAGAAGCTCCGGCAGAAAGGCATTGATCCCAACACCCACAAGCCCCTCACCGAGGCTGATCGCAGGGGAGCAGCACCCACAGTCAGCACCGAGAGGACCTCAGGGTCCAGCGACGTCAACCCGTCAAGTGCTGGTGCTCTAGGGAACTTGAGCCACCTCCTCAGCGAGACAGCACAATCATCAATGCTGCTGCCGGTGTATGATAAGAATCACCCTGAAACTGCAAGCTTGCCACGCCCTAAGGTGCCACCAAAGGAGTTGTTTCTTGACCAGCTTACTGCCGGTCACGAGAGCCCATCAAGTTGCCGCTCATCAGGTCCAACCCTGTATTTTCCTTTCCAGCAACCATTAGGCTACAGTAATGAATGTGGCACTGGGGATGGTGCGAGTATGAATTCACTCTGGTTCAACCAGAATGATTTCAACTGCAGCACAATTTCCACCGTGATGCCACCAGTTTCACCATCAGCCCTCTCAACATCAATGGGGCTGAATCTTCCCCCAGAAAATCCTCGTCACAGAGGCACTGGCATTGGCAACACCCCGTTCTACTGGGATGGTTCCAATCCTAGCAGCAGCGGCAGTACTGGGAGCAGCGGAAGCAACAGTATGGGATTCGAGCCACAGAGCACAACCTCAATTTTGGAGAACAGTGTATTCCCATGGACAGATATCGGACAAGAGAAAGATACCAGAGTTCACTTAGTGGAGGAACTCAAGTGGCCTGATTTGCTCCATGGAACCTTTGCTGAGGCGACGACAGCCATGCAGAACCAGAGCCAATCATTATACGATGATGTGATCAAGGCAGAGAGCCAATTCAACATGGAAGGGATATGTGCCTCTTGGTTCCAGAatcagcaaccacaacaacagCTGCAAGCAGCATCAGACATGTATGATAAAGACTTGCAAAGATTGCCCTTGTCTTTTGAACATATCTAG
- the LOC127775065 gene encoding glucose and ribitol dehydrogenase homolog has protein sequence MTTHLAAPRTPHRMRALSLARASSPPPLLLHLRRALAPASSSSPAPVLLLRPAVSCSSLFVSDRAAAAAARRSSGSSRRSMASQQFPPQKQETQPGKEHAMDPRPEAIIQSYKPANKLKDKVAIVTGGDSGIGRAVCLCFALEGATVAFTYVKGQEEKDAEETLRALRDIRARTGAKDPMAIPADLGYDDNCRKVVDEVAGAYGGAIDILVNNAAEQYERPSITDITEDDLERVFRTNIFSYFFMSKHAVKRMRDRRGGAGAGGCSIINTSSINAYKGNKTLLDYTATKGAIVAFTRALALQLAEEGIRVNGVAPGPIWTPLIPASFAEEKVRQFGSQVPMGRAGQPSEVAPSFVFLASDDASYMSGQMLHVNGGVIVNG, from the exons ATGACCACCCACCTCGCCGCGCCACGTACGCCGCATCGCATGCGCGCGCTCTCCCTCGCCAGAGCAAGTAGCCCGCCgcctcttcttcttcacctCCGACGAGCCCTCGCAcccgcgtcgtcgtcttctccggcgccggtgcTGTTGCTGCGTCCTGCGGTTTCTTGTTCTTCTTTGTTTGTTAGCgacagggcggcggcggcggcggctcgccggagcagcggcagcagcaggagaagcatgGCGTCGCAGCAGTTCCCTCCGCAGAAGCAGGAGACGCAGCCGGGGAAGGAGCACGCCATGGATCCCCGCCCCGAGGCCATCATCCAGAGCTACAAGCCAGCCAACAAGCTGAAG GACAAGGTGGCGATCGtgaccggcggcgactccggcATCGGGCGGGCGGTGTGCCTGTGCTTCGCGCTGGAGGGCGCGACGGTGGCGTTCACGTACGTGAAGGGGCAGGAGGAGAAGGACGCGGAGGAGACGCTCCGCGCGCTGCGCGACATCAGGGCGCGCACCGGCGCCAAGGACCCCATGGCGATCCCCGCCGACCTCGGGTACGACGACAACTGCCGCAAGGTGGTcgacgaggtcgccggcgcGTACGGCGGCGCCATCGACATCCTCGTCAACAACGCCGCCGAGCAGTACGAGCGCCCCTCCATCACCGACATCACCGAGGACGACCTGGAACGCGTGTTCCGCACCAACATCTTCTCCTACTTCTTCATGTCGAAGCACGCCGTGAAGCGGATGCgcgatcgccgcggcggcgccggcgccggcgggtgcAGCATCATCAACACGTCGTCGATCAACGCGTACAAGGGGAACAAGACGCTGCTGGACTACACGGCGACCAAGGGCGCCATCGTGGCGTTCACGAGGGCGCTGGCGCTGCAGCTGGCGGAGGAGGGGATCCGGGTGAACGGCGTCGCGCCGGGGCCGATCTGGACGCCGCTGATCCCGGCGTCGTTCGCGGAGGAGAAGGTGAGGCAGTTCGGCTCCCAGGTGCCCATGGGCCGCGCCGGCCAGCCGTCGGAGGTGGCGCCCagcttcgtcttcctcgccagCGACGACGCCTCCTACATGTCCGGCCAGATGCTGCACGTCAACGGCGGCGTCATCGTCAATGGCTAG
- the LOC127774359 gene encoding uncharacterized protein LOC127774359, producing the protein MATTTTTESLLPIGRVEAAAAEEEVVLGAGDDDSDVESGGESSFSREVRKRVSRLSVEGGGGGVRDRRGSSGGGRRVLPPPHAWLAVEETAARKSYGSDPEEQWMRVLQGGAYGGGGVAAAAAAQRQVQRRSSFSVVRRERAAREAWLDRAWEMKRSWHERNGGAPDADTPVVVVVGKGPPSSPTSHAAGSVGGGGVAMDMEEVRACRDLGLELPSDCTVEIQCYGLSATSSPTHTNSGSCSSGAASPSAAAACSLPSPGADDPMDVKARLKVWAQAVALASTTHLGS; encoded by the exons atggcgaccacgacgacgacggagtcGCTGCTGCCGATCGGCcgcgtcgaggcggcggcggcggaggaggaggtggtgctcggcgccggagacgacgacagtGACGTGGAGAGTGGTGGTGAGTCGTCGTTTAGCAGGGAGGTCAGGAAGCGTGTGTCACGCCTCTccgtcgagggcggcggcggcggcgtgagggaTCGCCGGGGTAGCAGTGGAGGTGGCCGGAgggtgctgccgccgccgcacgcgtggctggcggtggaggagacggcggcgaggaagagctACGGGAGCGACCCGGAGGAGCAGTGGATGCGGGTGCTGCAGGGGGGAGcttacggcggcggcggggtggcggcggcggcggcggcgcagaggcaGGTGCAGCGGCGGAGCAGCTTCAGCGTGGTGCGGCGGGAGAGGGCCGCGAGGGAGGCGTGGCTGGACAGGGCGTGGGAGATGAAGCGGAGCTGGCACGAGCGGAACGGCGGCGCGCCCGACGCCGAcacgccggtggtggtggtcgtcgggAAGGGCcccccgtcgtcgccgacgtcacacgccgccggctctgtcggcggcggcggtgtcgccaTGGACATGGAGGAGGTCCGCGCCTGCAGGGACCTCGGCCTGGAGCTCCCCTCCGACTGCACCGTGGAGATACAATGCTACGGCCTCTCCGCCACCAGCAGCCCCACCCACACCAACTccggcagctgcagcagcggcgccgcctccccctccgccgccgccgcctgctccctcCCCAGTCCCG GAGCGGATGATCCGATGGATGTGAAGGCGAGGCTCAAGGTGTGGGcgcaggcggtggcgctggcATCAACCACGCACCTTGGATCCTGA
- the LOC127773850 gene encoding uncharacterized protein LOC127773850, whose translation MDLILPFKKGDFAESKSFIDGYKCAWFHCKINDMRVTETGSFQYLLEYLDYPDEEKTWTEVFEKNPAYGKRNSNVVRERECMLRPSYPELYWGDQVPEQFPKSNVIVSVCDTPKVGDLVEWLSEGSYWTAKVTKLLSEDMVKVQLLKPPIGEGGSYTAYCKDIRPALDWCLEKGWTVPLSQANGRCWHAARLIHHKSDTEMSGSDEESTSDDDEEEAQKSLKRASNSSQEAPGSNLEITSDTTSSSRINSQTATIATTKGISRSSPVSISTGP comes from the exons ATGGATCTGATTCTTCCATTTAAAAAGGGCGATTTCGCAGAGTCAAAGTCCTTCATTGATGGTTACAAATGTGCTTGGTTTCACTGTAAG ATTAATGATATGCGTGTCACAGAAACAGGGTCCTTTCAGTATTTACTGGAGTATCTTGATTACCCAGACGAAG AGAAAACATGGACTGAAGTCTTTGAAAAGAACCCAGCGTATGGCAAAAGGAACTCAAATGTGGTTAGAGAAAGAGAATGCATGCTTCGTCCTTCCTATCCTGAGTTGTATTGGGGGGATCAAGTTCCCGAGCAATTTCCAAAGAGTAATGTGATAGTATCTGTTTGTGATACCCCGAAAGTAGGTGATCTGGTTGAGTGGTTGTCTGAAGGTTCTTACTGGACTGCGAAAGTTACTAAGTTACTTAGTGAAGATATGGTTAAG GTACAGCTGTTGAAACCTCCTATAGGTGAAGGGGGGAGTTATACTGCTTACTGCAAGGACATCAGGCCTGCTCTTGATTGGTGCCTGGAGAAAGGTTGGACTGTACCTCTTTCACAG GCAAATGGACGGTGCTGGCATGCTGCTCGTCTGATTCATCATAAATCTG ACACAGAGATGAGTGGTTCAGATGAAGAGTCGACATCTGATGACGATGAAGAGGAAGCGCAGAAATCCTTGAAAAGAGCATCAAATTCGTCTCAAGAAGCTCCAGGCTCAAACCTGGAAATTACATCAGATACAACCTCCAGTTCTAGGATTAACAGTCAGACAGCTACCATTGCCACAACCAAGGGGATTTCGAGATCCAGCCCGGTATCCATTTCCACTGGGCCATAG